The genomic region CAATCTTTAAACTATTTTTTAACAGACATATGATATGTTCTTCGCGCGCATCGATATAAAAATAGATCAATATTAATATGTCAGctcaaaataatattattaacccTACTAAACTCCAGAAAAGAGTAGGGGTGAACACGGGTATCGGGTACCCGATTACCTGTCTGAACCTGAactgaaccaattaaattggttctggaatCAACAGGTAATTGGGTctaacccgaaccaaaccaataaCCTTTGTTAGTAATTGGTTTGAGTATCGGTTTTGGGGGTGCGGAACTCAAACTAACCCGTGAattcgatcatatattaattaaataaaaaaataaaaaataaatatgatttTTAGTGGCTTTTAGTgagattattcactattaatatgtttaaattttaatgagtttaatttttaatgtatttggtattCAATATGTTTAGATCATTTATATTGaagttacatgtttattgtatttgttgaatttttaagataaaatttggtttttttatgaattttaaagtcattgggtacccaattacccgaatTGAACCAATTcattcttaatcggtttggtttggttcggatacatacacaaaaaaatacaaatccaaattaaattgaaccaattatattttgatcggttcggtcttaattttatcttaaatCTAAACCAAACCGatccgtgctcacccctaaaAAAGAGAGAGGAAAAAATGTAGTTGGCTTgacatgtatgtatatatatattgacgATTAGTGCCATGTATTATCGAGTAATGCCTAAAGTACAGAAGTcgtaattaaaaacaaaattcctTGATTTGGCCCACAGGGGAATCATGAATAAATAATGAATTAGATTCCTCTATTTCtacaaaatttaatatatattaatattgCATTTNNNNNNNNNNNNNNNNNNNNNNNNNNNNNNNNNNNNcaaaattattttaaatttaactcGTTGAAAAATGAATAAAACAATCAACACATTACTCATATTTGATTACAACAAAGTAATGAATGCTTTGTGAAGTACTAGTAAAATAGGTAGATTACTATGATATATCATATATCTATATGATTATATGCAGTCCACAAAACTCTTAACCAAACTATTCTTTATAGTTttggaaacatttcaagtgcattAGAAGTATCGGTGttccagttattttaaccgttgatctgaattataaaaaatatatatattatatattaattaaaattaacagttaaaaCAAATGGTGCACCGGTACTCTTCgacttgaaatgtttcctataGTAAAGTCCGAAAGCCTGAAAGACTGAAACTGACAAATAATGAGTTAAAttcgtaataataataataaaaaaaaaaaactcggaTGCAATAGTTTCAAGTCacgataaaataataattaaaaaaaaagtccaATCTAGGAATGACAACCCTATTAGCTAGCAGTTAGCAGTACAATAGAAATGCATGCACACACGACACACCGAAATTCCAAAACCAAAACTTAGTACGAATACATGCATCATTGAGCTTGTGGCCGAGGTTTTGTTCAACGAAAGGTTGGGCCCTACTATTAACGTATGCAATCATTGGTactccttttcctttttcttttttaaaaaaaaaaatcagtgaTTTTATATTTAAGCTCTAGGTTTTCAGGTTTTCTTAGGAATTAGgacacttatttatttattttcccatttTAAATTCAAGATTTTAACTACCAAAACGAATTTGGACTTTTACTGACAAATGTTACAAGAATATTCTTTAAGGATCCAAAAAAGAGCATTATTGAcatgttaaaaattaaaatttcaatagCATTAGATACATAACTAAACTTAAAATTGTTCCAATTTTAAATTCTTAAAAGTCATCTTTTTTGCCACTAATTATAGAACTCTTAAAGCTTTTAATATAAAGATTAGGTTGAAGAAACAATTTTCAAACTAAATGTACCACTGTATTTGACTTTAGACATTAAATCATAATTACTGTAATCTCCTTTTCATGTTAACTAAAAGAGTGACCAAATGTTAAAAAAAGGGTTTATAGATAAATTATGGTCCCACACTATTTTCGTACTAGAGGGATTTAAAGTAATCTCGAATACTATTTCGAATATAAATATAATTTCCCATCTACTAAAGTCAAATGAATCTTTATAAAGCAAGGTACCAAAAGAAAAATTTCCACAAGAAAGGGTAatactcttttttccttttcgTTTTTTGAGNNNNNNNNNNNNNNNNNNNNNNNNNNNNNNNNNNNNNNNNNNNNNNNNNNNNNNNNNNNNNNNNNNNNNNNNNNNNNNNNNNNNNNNNNNNNNNNNNNNNNNNNNNNNNNNNNNNNNNNNNNNNNNNNNNNNNNNNNNNNNNNNNNNNNNNNNNNNNNNNNNCTAAGTTCTTTTTGTTTTGGTATTGAATTCTTTCTAATTTCTATTATGTTACCttaccccttttttttttaatttggtgagaGCTTTGCTAGTTGGGCCACCTATACTATACAATTTTGGGCTTATTTCTTCCAATCACACGGCATTTCGCCCCCTCCCCATCTCAAAGGTCTCGGATTCGAGTCCTACCAGCTGCAACCGAGAAGAAAAAATGGGTAAATATGTGAGGAGTGTGTGGGTGTGTACTGTGTACCTAGGATTGGGGGTTGTCCAATCCAccgacccaaaaaaaaaaaaaaggatgtgAAGAAATATTTTTACACAAAAACAGGATGTGAAAAACACTGCAATTTTCGGTTTTCTACCATTCTTAAGGATTTCAAACATTACTCACAAGCATTAGTCTCCCAAAATCTTTCTGAGATTCAGCATTACTCACAAGTCACTACCAATCATTTTTAACAGCACTTACATCAACAAACTCATTACCATTCTTAAGACATCGGAATCAAGGACAAGATGCAAATATTTGATGCTCAAGATGCACATATGCAGACTTAGATGGCATAGAAGGACATTAATAAATCAATTACACCTCACAAGATCCTATAATAATGAACTTCACTCAGTGCTAGTACTAAGTATATACCGCATCAAGTAAACAAAAAGCTTAGCTTTCTTCCTATCAACAACTAATTTATCCAACAAACACTATATAGGCTGCGTGTGACGACACGAGTGTAAATTGTCTTTTATCAATAATAAGATAAGATGAAAAGATAGATCTGTAAATTGTATAAAGTTCATAGATGATCAGAGGCAAAGTTACAGAGGAGAGACAACTACCACAACAAAGTTGAATATACGAGCATAATTTGTTATCAATGAATAGTAATATGTAAATGGAAATTCTTAGATTGTATTATAAAGTTCATAGATGGTGATTAGAGACAAAATTGTAGAAGAGAGACAACTATTACAATGAAATCAGTCTGCCTAATATACAGAGCTTGCAAGTCACAACCTTATGTGgaaagcagaaaaaaaaagaaaggattaTCGAACGTCAACAACTCTGTGATCCATCAAGGTTAAATACAtcacctaaaatcacaaaaatgaAGTCAAACCTCATTTATCAAGCTCCATTGCCTGTGTAGCTTTAGCTTTAGCTACTGCTGTCAACTTGGTCTTCAGCTTTCTCTTCCCCACTTGAAATCCACTTCCACCCTTCTTCTTGCCACCATCAACCTATAAATATTTCCCAACAGAATACCATTAATCCTTAATAGTTAACACACACACACCACAATAAATAGCCACACATGAGTTTAATTGCTATGCAATCACA from Arachis ipaensis cultivar K30076 chromosome B02, Araip1.1, whole genome shotgun sequence harbors:
- the LOC107621238 gene encoding uncharacterized protein LOC107621238, with product MSKKNNLAKRKKQYEFDLQREKQEKLKKEQKLNAKKNKMKVDGGKKKGGSGFQVGKRKLKTKLTAVAKAKATQAMELDK